A single region of the Chrysoperla carnea chromosome 5, inChrCarn1.1, whole genome shotgun sequence genome encodes:
- the LOC123300943 gene encoding glutamate dehydrogenase, mitochondrial-like, giving the protein MFCVKLIPKLHLTTKCYSKEQNVALKMLSIIGEQIFTRNFGDHQIPDRLKDLQTKSNPDFFEMVEFYYHKACKAAEEKLIGEMRDKIPLEEKKKKFKGIVMLMQPCRSILELNFPLRRDSGDYEIIRGYRAQHSTHRLPAKGGMRFDSHVNRDEVMALSALMTFKCSCVDVPFGGAKAGIAIDPKCYSVHELERVTRRFALELAKKGYLSPALDVPAPDMGTGEREMTWLADTYEKTVGHGDINAHACCTGKPINQGGIHGRTAATGRGVFNGTTLFLENEKYMNELGLKPGWADKTFIVQGFGNVGFHGARYFCRAGAKMLGVLEKDGGIYSQDGIDPIKLDEYKFAKGTIKDFPGTEAVGEDLLYRQCDLLMPAATELVIHKENADKLQCKMVIEAANGPVTPAADAILMGRKILTIPDLYINAGGVTVSFFEWLKNLNHVSYGRLTFKYEKDSNYHLLNSVQESLERRFCKEGAGKIPITPSAEFEARICGASEKDIVHSGLAYTMERSGKAIIKTAEELNLGFDLRTAAYVNSVSKIFSTYSEAGLAF; this is encoded by the coding sequence atGTTTTGTGTTAAATTGATACCAAAACTTCATTTAACAACAAAATGCTACTCCAAGGAACAAAACGTAGCATTAAAAATGTTATCTATTATTGGGgaacaaatttttacacgaaATTTTGGTGATCATCAAATTCCAGACCGGTTAAAagatttacaaacaaaatcaaatccaGATTTCTTTGAAATGGTTGAATTCTATTATCATAAGGCATGCAAAGCAGCGGAAGAAAAATTAATCGGCGAAATGCGTGATAAAATTCCTcttgaagaaaagaaaaagaaattcaaGGGAATTGTTATGTTAATGCAACCTTGTAGATCCATATTAGAGTTAAATTTTCCTCTTCGTCGTGATTCAGGCGATTATGAAATCATTCGAGGCTATCGCGCTCAGCATAGCACACATCGGTTGCCAGCCAAAGGTGGTATGCGATTTGATAGCCATGTTAATCGTGATGAGGTGATGGCATTATCAGCTTTAATGACATTTAAGTGTTCTTGTGTGGATGTACCTTTTGGAGGAGCTAAAGCCGGTATTGCAATTGATCCAAAATGTTATTCAGTTCATGAGTTAGAGCGAGTTACGCGTAGATTTGCTTTAGAGTTGGCTAAGAAGGGTTACTTATCACCAGCCTTGGATGTTCCCGCTCCTGATATGGGCACTGGTGAACGAGAAATGACCTGGTTGGCTGATACTTATGAGAAAACTGTAGGCCATGGAGATATTAATGCTCATGCTTGTTGCACCGGTAAACCAATAAATCAAGGTGGTATCCACGGTAGAACTGCGGCCACTGGTCGTGGAGTTTTTAACGGAACGACACtgtttcttgaaaatgaaaaatatatgaatgaattaGGCTTAAAACCTGGTTGGGCTGATAAGACTTTCATTGTGCAAGGATTTGGTAATGTAGGATTTCATGGAGCTCGATACTTTTGTCGTGCAGGAGCTAAAATGTTAGGTGTTTTGGAGAAAGATGGTGGGATTTATTCCCAAGACGGTATTGATCCTATAAAATTGGACGAATATAAATTTGCCAAGGGTACAATAAAAGATTTTCCAGGAACCGAAGCAGTTGGTGAAGATTTATTATATAGACAGTGTGATTTATTAATGCCAGCAGCCACTGAATTAGTTATTCATAAAGAAAATGCAGATAAACTTCAATGTAAAATGGTTATTGAAGCTGCTAATGGACCCGTAACACCAGCTGCTGATGCAATTTTAATgggaagaaaaattttaacgattCCAGATTTGTACATAAATGCAGGTGGTGTCACCGTCTCATTTTTTGAgtggttaaaaaatttgaatcatgTATCATATGGGcgtttaacatttaaatacgaaaaagactcaaattatcatttattaaactCAGTACAAGAGTCACTCGAAAGGCGATTTTGTAAAGAAGGTGCTGGTAAAATTCCAATAACACCATCAGCAGAATTCGAAGCTCGAATTTGTGGTGCATCAGAAAAAGATATTGTTCATTCTGGATTGGCCTACACAATGGAACGTTCCGGTAAAGCTATTATTAAAACAGCAGAGGAATTAAATTTAGGTTTCGATCTACGAACAGCTGCATATGTTAAttctgtttcaaaaattttctcaacaTATTCAGAAGCTGGATTAGcattttaa
- the LOC123300945 gene encoding required for meiotic nuclear division protein 1 homolog, translating into MNFTFLSITRNMLTQITKVTAHDARLLFHFKLNYSTFKSPSAFKSKNTPNTLNIFKSKLSSMKGIHENISALQMKKRPIRKKRTALEDDEPKPPGVFSVVAFATAEEYKLEPLFQGLIKQDLYEPKIFANRNDSEINVIHATAKYQVEDEPREIFFFREGTIVLWNVGELESSNLLNLIKSYEQDRYGELLVQQEAEIMDYRYVPDNRPCYIENGDFILIKDKEGETLSNEKYAFSNAMALSVKLGMWEASLDRYVESIAFVTEDLKRGNKISMTQDDVLRKHGELFALRHLINLSSDLLDTPDFYWERDQLEVLYTQTCNYFSIPRRTKVMNEKLNHCFELIELLSSHLSDKHHTRLEWMIIILIMVEVVFETVHYAERYLH; encoded by the exons atgaattttacatttttaagtatTACACGAAATATGTTAACGCAGATTACTAAAGTAACAGCCCACGATGCtagattattatttcattttaagttGAATTACAGCACTTTTAAATCTCCTTCTGCATTCAAATCCAAGAATACGCCAAATACTCttaatatattcaaatcaaaattgtcTTCAATGAAAGGAATACACGAGAACATTTCAgcattacaaatgaaaaaacgACCAATTCGTAAAAAACGTACAGCTTTGGAAGATGATGAACCAAAACCACCTGGTGTATTTTCTGTAGTAGCTTTTGCTACTGCAGAAGAATATAAATTAGAACCATTATTCCAAGGATTGATTAAACAAGATTTATATGAACCGAAAATATTTGCAAATCGAAACGATTCGGAAATTAATGTTATACATGCTACAGCTAAGTATCAAGTTGAAGATGAACCacgtgaaatatttttctttagggAAGGTACGATTGTGTTATGGAATGTTGGGGAACTAGAAAGTAGTaacttgttaaatttaattaaatcttatGAACAAGATCGGTATGGAGAGTTACTTGTGCAGCAAGAGGCAGAAATTATGGATTATAGATATGTTCCAGATAATAG GCCATGCTATATAGAAAAtggtgattttattttaataaaagataagGAAGGTGAAActttatcaaatgaaaaatatgcattttccAATGCAATGGCATTATCAGTGAAATTAGGTATGTGGGAAGCATCATTGGACCGTTATGTAGAATCAATTGCATTTGTAACAGAAGATTTGAAAAGgggtaataaaatttcaatgacacAAGATGACGTATTACGCAAACATGGTGAATTATTTGCATTACGCCATTTGATTAATTTAAGTTCAGATTTATTGGATACACCGGATTTTTATTGGGAACGGGATCAATTGGAAGTATTATATACACAAAcatgtaattattttagtataccAAGGCGAACAAag gtaatgaatgaaaaattgaaccattgttttgaattaattgaATTGTTATCGTCACATTTAAGTGATAAACATCATACGCGATTGGAGTGGatgataattatattaattatggtTGAAGTTGTATTCGAAACAGTACATTATGCTGAACGATATTTACATTAA
- the LOC123300819 gene encoding electron transfer flavoprotein regulatory factor 1, with translation MSFNYTIMSTTRSQVIQLYKTLLHLGKDYPTGFEPFRAKLHNAFMRNKDETDPKKIEKQIALGQYIVKEIEALYMLKKYRTLKRRYYEDQ, from the exons ATGAgttttaattatacaataatgaGTACTACTCGTAGTCAAGTTATACAATTATACAAAACC ttATTACACTTAGGAAAAGATTATCCAACTGGCTTTGAACCATTTCGAGCGAAGTTACACAATGCTTTTATGAGAAATAAAGATGAAACTGATCCTAAAAAGATTGAGAAACAAATTGCTCTTGGACAATATATTGTCAAGGAAATAGAGGCCTTatatatgttgaaaaaataTCGCACGTTAAAGCGAAGATATTATGAAGACCAATAA
- the LOC123300231 gene encoding ribosomal protein 63, mitochondrial, with product MRLTLALLRKKMPNGHIYRGKYRIVPPTTGKHIAQKRIDYEIEEKNMLYLRHPFLTPEQSFGHAKALGKSEQRMERLKAARLEDYFKKPHVRLEDRLAHLRVTDSWE from the exons atgagGCTCACATTAGcacttttaaggaaaaaaatgcCTAATGGGCATATTTATCGAGGTAAATATCGAATAGTACCACCAACAACTGGAAAACATATAGCTCAAAAAAGAATTGATTatgaaattgaagaaaaaaatatgttatatttgaGACATCCTTTTTTAACGCCC GAACAATCATTTGGACACGCCAAAGCCCTTGGAAAGAGTGAACAACGTATGGAACGTTTGAAAGCCGCACGATTAgaagattatttcaaaaaacctCATGTACGCTTAGAAGATCGATTAGCGCATTTAAGAGTAACAGATTCatgggaataa
- the LOC123300230 gene encoding apoptosis-inducing factor 3 isoform X2 produces the protein MKRKSMRRQSGELIPPKSVVNPSKMTSHSEVDYIEGVVCKESDIQENEMKTFDLGEGKILLIKQNGVLSAIGNKCTHYGAPLINGALGDGRVRCPWHGACFNTKTGDIEDFPGLDSVPCYEVTLENGDVHVRGKLSDLKTSKRTKPFASKCASVDNTYVVIGGGPSAAICAETIRQSGFTGTIKMICREKYLPYDRIKLSKQLDADVEKLQFRTPAFYKDGNIDVLTNVEATALNSKDKVVSLSNGDKINYTKCFIATGSDARKPTIEGSNLKNIYTLREYDDTSKIRTLIKPENEVVILGSSFIGLEAAAYCVGKVAKVTVIGQTSVPLEKVFGQPIGARLKELFEEKGVNFVMKSGIKKFIGSDGALTSVELNDGSVLKADVCIAGIGSTFNTNFLKDSGIEIRSDGSIPVNSFMETNVPGVYAGGDIAYAPIYSNNNEPAAIGHIGLASYHGKIAALNMVGKTTESKSVPFFWTMIFGKSVRYSGYGQHDDLKVEGDLKELKFVCFYFKGDKVIGIASCNRDPIVAKFAELSSQGKHLNKNDILKDPFGWSN, from the coding sequence GTGTTGTAAATCCTTCAAAGATGACCTCACATTCAGAAGTTGATTACATCGAAGGTGTGGTATGTAAAGAAAgtgatattcaagaaaatgaaatgaaaacatTTGATTTAGGAGAAggtaaaattcttttaatcaaacaaaatgGTGTTTTAAGTGCAATAGGAAATAAGTGTACACATTATGGGGCTCCCTTAATTAATGGAGCACTTGGTGATGGTCGTGTACGTTGTCCATGGCACGGAGcttgttttaatacaaaaactgGAGATATTGAAGATTTTCCTGGTTTAGATTCTGTACCTTGTTACGAAGTAACCTTAGAAAATGGTGATGTTCATGTTCGTGGAAAGTTATCTGATTTGAAAACATCAAAACGGACAAAACCATTTGCAAGTAAATGTGCGTCTGTGGATAATACGTATGTTGTAATCGGTGGAGGACCATCAGCTGCGATTTGTGCGGAAACTATACGACAATCAGGATTTACAGGAACTATCAAGATGATTTGTAGGGAAAAGTATCTTCCGTATGAtcgaattaaattatcaaaacagTTGGATGCTGatgttgaaaaattacaattccGTACCCCAGCATTTTATAAAGATGGAAATATTGATGTTTTAACTAATGTTGAAGCCACTGCGTTAAATAGCAAAGATAAAGTTGTAAGTTTAAGTAATGGTGACAAAATTAAttacacaaaatgttttattgctACTGGTTCGGACGCGCGAAAACCAACTATTGAAGGAagcaacttaaaaaatatttacactcTTCGTGAATACGATGATACATCTAAAATACGCACTTTAATAAAACCTGAAAATGAAGTTGTTATTCTTGGTTCTAGTTTCATAGGACTCGAAGCAGCAGCATATTGTGTTGGTAAAGTAGCTAAAGTTACAGTAATTGGCCAGACTTCTGTACCATTAGAAAAGGTTTTCGGTCAACCAATTGGGGCTAGgttaaaagaattatttgaagaaaaaggagtcaattttgtaatgaaaagcggcattaaaaaattcattggttCAGATGGTGCATTAACTTCCGTCGAACTTAATGATGGCTCTGTACTGAAAGCTGATGTATGTATCGCTGGTATTGGCTCGACATTCAATACAAATTTTCTCAAAGACAGTGGTATTGAAATTAGAAGTGATGGATCAATTCCAGTTAACAGTTTTATGGAGACTAACGTACCTGGAGTATACGCTGGTGGGGATATTGCTTATGCTCCCATATATTCGAATAACAATGAACCTGCAGCAATTGGACACATTGGTTTGGCATCATACCATGGTAAAATTGCAGCGTTGAATATGGTGGGAAAAACAACTGAAAGTAAATCGGTACCATTCTTTTGGACGATGATATTTGGTAAATCGGTACGATACTCTGGATATGGTCAACATGATGATTTAAAAGTTGAAGGTGATCttaaagaattgaaatttgtttgtttctatTTCAAAGGCGATAAGGTTATTGGAATAGCAAGTTGTAATAGGGATCCAATTGTTGCTAAGTTTGCGGAATTATCTTCTCAAGGAAAGcatcttaataaaaatgatatactcAAAGATCCTTTTGGCTGGTCCAATTAG
- the LOC123300230 gene encoding apoptosis-inducing factor 3 isoform X1, producing MVQRRSFNLILNSISLLRKQTILFNFHTMGSSNCKSFSPQKAAENCGVVNPSKMTSHSEVDYIEGVVCKESDIQENEMKTFDLGEGKILLIKQNGVLSAIGNKCTHYGAPLINGALGDGRVRCPWHGACFNTKTGDIEDFPGLDSVPCYEVTLENGDVHVRGKLSDLKTSKRTKPFASKCASVDNTYVVIGGGPSAAICAETIRQSGFTGTIKMICREKYLPYDRIKLSKQLDADVEKLQFRTPAFYKDGNIDVLTNVEATALNSKDKVVSLSNGDKINYTKCFIATGSDARKPTIEGSNLKNIYTLREYDDTSKIRTLIKPENEVVILGSSFIGLEAAAYCVGKVAKVTVIGQTSVPLEKVFGQPIGARLKELFEEKGVNFVMKSGIKKFIGSDGALTSVELNDGSVLKADVCIAGIGSTFNTNFLKDSGIEIRSDGSIPVNSFMETNVPGVYAGGDIAYAPIYSNNNEPAAIGHIGLASYHGKIAALNMVGKTTESKSVPFFWTMIFGKSVRYSGYGQHDDLKVEGDLKELKFVCFYFKGDKVIGIASCNRDPIVAKFAELSSQGKHLNKNDILKDPFGWSN from the coding sequence GTGTTGTAAATCCTTCAAAGATGACCTCACATTCAGAAGTTGATTACATCGAAGGTGTGGTATGTAAAGAAAgtgatattcaagaaaatgaaatgaaaacatTTGATTTAGGAGAAggtaaaattcttttaatcaaacaaaatgGTGTTTTAAGTGCAATAGGAAATAAGTGTACACATTATGGGGCTCCCTTAATTAATGGAGCACTTGGTGATGGTCGTGTACGTTGTCCATGGCACGGAGcttgttttaatacaaaaactgGAGATATTGAAGATTTTCCTGGTTTAGATTCTGTACCTTGTTACGAAGTAACCTTAGAAAATGGTGATGTTCATGTTCGTGGAAAGTTATCTGATTTGAAAACATCAAAACGGACAAAACCATTTGCAAGTAAATGTGCGTCTGTGGATAATACGTATGTTGTAATCGGTGGAGGACCATCAGCTGCGATTTGTGCGGAAACTATACGACAATCAGGATTTACAGGAACTATCAAGATGATTTGTAGGGAAAAGTATCTTCCGTATGAtcgaattaaattatcaaaacagTTGGATGCTGatgttgaaaaattacaattccGTACCCCAGCATTTTATAAAGATGGAAATATTGATGTTTTAACTAATGTTGAAGCCACTGCGTTAAATAGCAAAGATAAAGTTGTAAGTTTAAGTAATGGTGACAAAATTAAttacacaaaatgttttattgctACTGGTTCGGACGCGCGAAAACCAACTATTGAAGGAagcaacttaaaaaatatttacactcTTCGTGAATACGATGATACATCTAAAATACGCACTTTAATAAAACCTGAAAATGAAGTTGTTATTCTTGGTTCTAGTTTCATAGGACTCGAAGCAGCAGCATATTGTGTTGGTAAAGTAGCTAAAGTTACAGTAATTGGCCAGACTTCTGTACCATTAGAAAAGGTTTTCGGTCAACCAATTGGGGCTAGgttaaaagaattatttgaagaaaaaggagtcaattttgtaatgaaaagcggcattaaaaaattcattggttCAGATGGTGCATTAACTTCCGTCGAACTTAATGATGGCTCTGTACTGAAAGCTGATGTATGTATCGCTGGTATTGGCTCGACATTCAATACAAATTTTCTCAAAGACAGTGGTATTGAAATTAGAAGTGATGGATCAATTCCAGTTAACAGTTTTATGGAGACTAACGTACCTGGAGTATACGCTGGTGGGGATATTGCTTATGCTCCCATATATTCGAATAACAATGAACCTGCAGCAATTGGACACATTGGTTTGGCATCATACCATGGTAAAATTGCAGCGTTGAATATGGTGGGAAAAACAACTGAAAGTAAATCGGTACCATTCTTTTGGACGATGATATTTGGTAAATCGGTACGATACTCTGGATATGGTCAACATGATGATTTAAAAGTTGAAGGTGATCttaaagaattgaaatttgtttgtttctatTTCAAAGGCGATAAGGTTATTGGAATAGCAAGTTGTAATAGGGATCCAATTGTTGCTAAGTTTGCGGAATTATCTTCTCAAGGAAAGcatcttaataaaaatgatatactcAAAGATCCTTTTGGCTGGTCCAATTAG
- the LOC123300230 gene encoding apoptosis-inducing factor 3 isoform X3: MTSHSEVDYIEGVVCKESDIQENEMKTFDLGEGKILLIKQNGVLSAIGNKCTHYGAPLINGALGDGRVRCPWHGACFNTKTGDIEDFPGLDSVPCYEVTLENGDVHVRGKLSDLKTSKRTKPFASKCASVDNTYVVIGGGPSAAICAETIRQSGFTGTIKMICREKYLPYDRIKLSKQLDADVEKLQFRTPAFYKDGNIDVLTNVEATALNSKDKVVSLSNGDKINYTKCFIATGSDARKPTIEGSNLKNIYTLREYDDTSKIRTLIKPENEVVILGSSFIGLEAAAYCVGKVAKVTVIGQTSVPLEKVFGQPIGARLKELFEEKGVNFVMKSGIKKFIGSDGALTSVELNDGSVLKADVCIAGIGSTFNTNFLKDSGIEIRSDGSIPVNSFMETNVPGVYAGGDIAYAPIYSNNNEPAAIGHIGLASYHGKIAALNMVGKTTESKSVPFFWTMIFGKSVRYSGYGQHDDLKVEGDLKELKFVCFYFKGDKVIGIASCNRDPIVAKFAELSSQGKHLNKNDILKDPFGWSN; encoded by the coding sequence ATGACCTCACATTCAGAAGTTGATTACATCGAAGGTGTGGTATGTAAAGAAAgtgatattcaagaaaatgaaatgaaaacatTTGATTTAGGAGAAggtaaaattcttttaatcaaacaaaatgGTGTTTTAAGTGCAATAGGAAATAAGTGTACACATTATGGGGCTCCCTTAATTAATGGAGCACTTGGTGATGGTCGTGTACGTTGTCCATGGCACGGAGcttgttttaatacaaaaactgGAGATATTGAAGATTTTCCTGGTTTAGATTCTGTACCTTGTTACGAAGTAACCTTAGAAAATGGTGATGTTCATGTTCGTGGAAAGTTATCTGATTTGAAAACATCAAAACGGACAAAACCATTTGCAAGTAAATGTGCGTCTGTGGATAATACGTATGTTGTAATCGGTGGAGGACCATCAGCTGCGATTTGTGCGGAAACTATACGACAATCAGGATTTACAGGAACTATCAAGATGATTTGTAGGGAAAAGTATCTTCCGTATGAtcgaattaaattatcaaaacagTTGGATGCTGatgttgaaaaattacaattccGTACCCCAGCATTTTATAAAGATGGAAATATTGATGTTTTAACTAATGTTGAAGCCACTGCGTTAAATAGCAAAGATAAAGTTGTAAGTTTAAGTAATGGTGACAAAATTAAttacacaaaatgttttattgctACTGGTTCGGACGCGCGAAAACCAACTATTGAAGGAagcaacttaaaaaatatttacactcTTCGTGAATACGATGATACATCTAAAATACGCACTTTAATAAAACCTGAAAATGAAGTTGTTATTCTTGGTTCTAGTTTCATAGGACTCGAAGCAGCAGCATATTGTGTTGGTAAAGTAGCTAAAGTTACAGTAATTGGCCAGACTTCTGTACCATTAGAAAAGGTTTTCGGTCAACCAATTGGGGCTAGgttaaaagaattatttgaagaaaaaggagtcaattttgtaatgaaaagcggcattaaaaaattcattggttCAGATGGTGCATTAACTTCCGTCGAACTTAATGATGGCTCTGTACTGAAAGCTGATGTATGTATCGCTGGTATTGGCTCGACATTCAATACAAATTTTCTCAAAGACAGTGGTATTGAAATTAGAAGTGATGGATCAATTCCAGTTAACAGTTTTATGGAGACTAACGTACCTGGAGTATACGCTGGTGGGGATATTGCTTATGCTCCCATATATTCGAATAACAATGAACCTGCAGCAATTGGACACATTGGTTTGGCATCATACCATGGTAAAATTGCAGCGTTGAATATGGTGGGAAAAACAACTGAAAGTAAATCGGTACCATTCTTTTGGACGATGATATTTGGTAAATCGGTACGATACTCTGGATATGGTCAACATGATGATTTAAAAGTTGAAGGTGATCttaaagaattgaaatttgtttgtttctatTTCAAAGGCGATAAGGTTATTGGAATAGCAAGTTGTAATAGGGATCCAATTGTTGCTAAGTTTGCGGAATTATCTTCTCAAGGAAAGcatcttaataaaaatgatatactcAAAGATCCTTTTGGCTGGTCCAATTAG